In Akkermansia muciniphila ATCC BAA-835, the genomic stretch TTCCTCTATTTCTTCAGGAGTGGGAGCGCGGCCAAGGTCAATGGACATGCCCAGATAATGATTGATGGTGTTCAGGAGTTCGTCAATGGTCTGGCGGGCTTCCAAAAAGCCGCGGGCCGCATCATTCTTGATGACGTTTTCACGCAGGGCGTCGAATTTGGAAATTTCCTCTTCGGTAGGAGGCATTCCCGCCAGGTGCTTGTTGCGCAGTTCTTCTCCGTAAGCGTTTACTTCTTCAAAAAGCTTGGTTGCTTCCGGATTTTGGAAAAAGAGACCTATTTTTGCCTTGGAGGCCACAACCTTGTCTTCCTTGGCGAGCAGATTGCAAAGGGCTTCCGTGGCGGCGCGCAGGTTGTCGTTGAGAACGGGGGTATTCATATGAGATTTATTTAATCATGCCTTTTCGTGCAGGGCAATCCGGTTGCGAGGCATGGCACGCATTTCCTTGCCGCAGGTTTGCTGCAGGTGGGAAATCCGGAAGAATAAAAAGGCGTTCCGCTTGACGTGGAACGCCTTTTTATGGTGATCAACGTTTTTTAATGCGCCTTGCAGAATTCTTCAAAGCGGTCCAGAGCTTCTTTCAGAATGTCCAGCGTGGTGCAGTAGCTGATGCGGATGGCCTTGTCATTGCCGAAGGCGATGCCGGGGACGGCCGCGACCTTGTAGCGTTCCAGAAGCTTGTCGCACAGATTCAGGGAGGTGAGTCCCAGCCTGCTTGTGTCCACAAAGAAGTAGAAAGCGCCCTGCGGCTCCACAACACTGATATTCGGGATGGCGCTGAGGCGGGAGTAAACGTACTGGCGGCGCATGTCATATTCGTCGCGCATGTCGCTGATGAAGCTCTGGTCTCCCGTAAGGGCCTCAATACCTCCATACTGGGCGAACGTACAGACGTTGGAAGTGGTGTGATCCTGAATCATCTGGATGGCCTTGGCAATGGCTGCCGGAGCTGCGGAATAGCCTAGGCGCCATCCAGTCATGGCGTAGCCCTTGGAGAAGCCGTTGATGGTGATGGTCAGGTCGTACAGTTCCGGACTGAGGGAGGCGATGCTGACGTGCCTGGCGTCCCCGTATACGAGGTGTTCGTAAATTTCATCAGCCAGGATGAGGATGTCTTCGCTCAGGGCCACTTCTCCCAGGGCGCGCAGTTCTTCTTCGGAATAAACGGACCCGGTCGGATTGTTCGGGGTAGTGAGGATGACCATCTTGGTGCGGGGGGTCATGGCTTCCTCAAATTGTTCGGCGGTAAGCTTCCATCCGTTTTCCGCCGTGGTTTCCACGATGACGGGGATGCCTCCGCACATGCGGACCATTTCCGGATAGCTGACCCAGTACGGAGCGGGGATGATGACTTCATCCCCCTCGGATACGGTTGCCATGATGGCGTTGAAACAGGCGTGCTTGGCGCCGGCTCCCACGGTGATCTGGGTGAAATCGTATTCCAGGTTGTTTTCCCTCTTGAGCTTTTCTGCGATGGCCTGGCGGAGTGCGGGAAGACCGGCGGAAGGCGTATATTTGGTGGCTCCGTTGTTCAGGGCCGCGATGGCTGCCTGCTTGATGTTTTCCGGGGTGTCCATTTCAGGTTCACCGCCTGCCAAACCGTAAACTTCTTCACCGGAGGCTTTCATAGCCTTGGCCCGGTTGGTCACCTTGAGGGTCAGGGAAGGGGTCAATGCCGCAATGCTGGGGGAAATCATGTCCATTGTTGTGGTGCAGTCGTAGATTTTGATGCCCTGGCGGAAAACAGGCTGTTCTCCGCATAGGCGGAAAAACTTTACTCATTGAGCGCACCCCTGGCAAGGAGAATGCTTGCGGCGGCCATTCTTTTTCTTGCGGAGGGCGTTCCTCCCTCTATGGAAGGGATTTTTCCCGTCAGCGTTTCAGGAATTTGGCGCGCACCGCTTCCAGCTCCGGCGTCTTCAGCAGGAAAGCCGCCGCCAGGTAAACGATGCCGGCGCAACCGCAGACCAGGGATATCCCCAGCACCCTGGCCGGGAAGGTCCAGTTCAGGAAGCCCTGGAGGAACCATGCCTTGCCTGCCCAGCACACGGCCCCCAGAAATATTCCCGCCGCCATGATCCTGGCCAGTCCGGAAAGCAGCGTCCGTCCGTCTACGCCGCCCAGCTGGCGTCGCAGGTAAAAGAAGTAAAAGAGAAAATTGAAGGTAGTGACCACGGAGGTGGTCAGCGCCAGCCACGCCGCGTTTTTATGCAGGATGTAGACGAAACAGTAGTTGAGGCCGATGCTGATAGCCAGAGCCACAGCGGCGGCAATCAGGGGAACCCAGCGTTTTTCAAGAGCCAGGAAGACGGGCTGTACCACCTTGGTCCCGGCATAGCCCAGCAGGCCCAGGGAATAGGCTCCCAGCACTTCCCCCGTGTAACGCACGGCCTCCTGGTTGAAGCGGCCCCACTGGTATACGGAGGAGACGAATTCCGTTCCCAGGATGGAGAGGATGAGAAAAGCGGGTACCGCAAAGAATGCCACCAGCCGCAACCCCTTGGCGATGTGGACAGCCACCTCTTTTCTGCCGTCTCCCACCATCATGCGGGAAACAGCGGGCAGCACCACCATGCCCGTCGCAACTCCGAAGAGCCCCACGGGAAGCTGCCAGAGGCGGAACGCCGTGGTCAGGGCGGTGACGGAGCCTTTTTGGAGATCCAGAGCGAACCCCGTATTGATGAAGATGGTGAACTGCGTCACGCCTGAAGCCAGCACGGAGGGAAGCATCAGCCCCCAGATTTTGCGCACGCGGGGATCGTTCCATTGGAAATTGGGTTTCCAGCAGAAGCCGGTTTTGCTGAGTTTGGGGAGCTGCACGGCAATCTGGGCCATGCCCCCGATGGTGACGCCGCAGGCAAAACCGTACAAAGCTTTGGGGCCGAAGGATGGATCAATGAAATATCCAATCAGAAGGCCGAGCAGGATGGAAGTAACGTTGAAAGCGGCGGAGGCCAGCATGGGCAATCCGAAAACCCCCACCATGTTCAGCGCCCCCATGATGAGGGCGGACAGGGAGGCGAATCCGATGAAAGGCCACATGATGCGGCTCAGGTCTGTGGCGAACAATTGCTCCGCCAGAGAGTGATCCCCGCTGTAGAGGGCTTCCATGACGGGCCCTGCAAATAGAATCCCCAGCGTTACAATGGCGATCATCAGGGCGGAAAGCTGGGTAGCTACCTTGTTGGTCAGTTCCCACGCGGCCGCGTCTCCCTGCGCCTCCCGCGTTTTGGAGGCTACGCTGGTATAGGATTGGGAAAGAGCCCCTTCCGCAAACAGATCTCTTAACAGGTTGGGAATACGGAAAGCCGTGTAAAAGGCGTCCAGGGCTCCCGTGGCCCCGAACAGGGAGGTGTACACAATTTCCCTGGCCATGCCTGTCAGGCGGCAGGCGAAGATGGCGCCGGAGGCAACCAGGCTGTTCCGCATCAGGGACATGAAAGGGGGGGAATTTACTTGAACAGCTGGCGGCAATACGGCTCCACCCGTTTCATTGCCGGGTTGTCCTTGACAGCCTGGTCGCGATCATCCCGGCAGGGGAAAAGGTACAGGGCGTATCCCCCGTAGCCGCCTCCCAGATATTTTTTTGCAAGGGCATTGGGAATATCCGGCAGGGGGCGCATTCCTTCGTCAAGCTGCACGCTGTAGTACAGGGCTACGCCTGCCGCCAGTGTATTGATGTTGCGTTCCAGCACTCCGGTGCGGGCAATGAGGGAGGATTGGGAGATGCGTACGTAGTCCCGTTGTTCATCCGCCATCTTTGGGGTGTCGTGTTCTTCACCCGTATATAGAATGGCCATTCTTCCTTCCAGGAAGTCACCCGTGCCTTTGACATCCAGCACCGGAGAACTGCCGGAGCGCCATACGCACAACCCCGTTTCCGCAATGACGGCAGGATCCTGCCAACCGACGCCCAGAGCGAGTTCGGACGCGACCGGATCGCGCCCTTCCAGCATGGCCCACGCGCCGCTGCCTCCCAGCCCGGAGCGTTTTTCATACGGCCATTCGCAGAGGGAAACCATGGGGGTGATGGCGCAGTTGACCACATAGGAGCCTTTTCTGGCGTAGCGGGGCACGTCCAGCCATCCCCCGGCAAAGTCCACGCGAAGCGGTACGGCGGACGGAGCCTTGATGCGGTTCACCAGCATGGTGGTGGAGACGGGAGTGAATTTGGGGGGCGTCTTGGGGAGCACCACGTAATTGGCTCCGACGCGGGCGCACAGCTCCTTCTTGATATCGCTGTAAAGGTCGTCTTCCGTCACAGCCAGGATGTCCGGTTTTTCCTGAAGAAACTCTTCTTCAAAATCCAGGCCCTTTTTCATGCCGGTACCCAGGATAACCTTGTCAACCATGCGCAGGCTTTCCAGCAGAACTTTTTTGTGTTCGTCCGGAATGGACGGCTTGCGCTGCTTGTGGTGCCACAGCACGGGTTCCGAAGCGAAAGAGACGATTAGATAGTCGCCCAGAGCGCGGGCTTCTTCAAAGAACTGGATATGGCCAGCGTGGACGATATCATAGCAGCCGGAGACGAAAACTTTTTTCATGCGTGTAATGATAGATAATTAGTCTGCAACAGTATGCCCTATTGCCGTGCCGGATGCAAGAGCGAGATGAAAATGCGTTAAAAAACGGCGCGGACTACAGAAAGCCCGTGCCGTTTGGGGATAGGAAAAATCAACTTCTGCAAAAACGGTCAGGAAGCCATAGCCTCCTGGTAGCGGCGTTCCACATCGTCCCAGTTGATCAGGCGGCAGAAGTCTTCAATATAGTCCGCCCGGAGGTTCTGGTGCTTCAGATAATAGGCGTGTTCCCAAACGTCACAGACGAGAATGGGGACGAGACCGGGAATTTCCAGATTCTGATGTTTTTCCGCCCCGCAGATTACCAGCGTCTTGCTGATGGGGTCCACGCCCAGAATGCCCCAGCCGGAACCTTCCACGCCCTGGGAAGCCGCCTTGAATTCCTTCATCATAGCTTCCAGAGAACCGAATTTTTCCTTGATGGCATCTACCAGAGGACCTTGCGGCTCTTTTTTGGGATCAGGCGTCATGTTGGTCCAGTAAATGGTATGGAGAACATGGCCGGAAGCATTGAAGGACAAGTTACGCACCCAGTTGGTGGTGGCGGAAGCGTCCAGTTTCCCGTCCGCAATTTCACGGAGCTTTTCAGCCGCGGCATTGGCTCCGGCGACATAGGCCGCATGATGCTTGTCGTGGTGGATGCGCACGGTTTTTTCATCCAGCATGGGTTCAAGCGCGTCGTAGGCGTACGGAAGGGGTGGCAGTACATATTTGCCGTCGGCATAGCCGATCGTGGAGGGGGCTTGCTGTTTAGTCATCTTGTGCTGTGGTTGTATGAATGGCCCTGTTGCCCGGGCCTGGCTGATTGTTCCCAGCGCCGCCAATGAGGAAAGAGCAATAAAACGCCTTCTGTTCATGTCCGCGCCATGGGAATGCATGGGTGTTTAGACATGGATTGTTTTGGAGTTGTTCAAAAAACAGGAACCTCGGTGTTCTATTTTTCTTCTTGTAGAGGCAGCTGGGAAAAAGCTTTTCTACCTTCTGGCGGCTGCTGCCGGGCCCTGGGCTCCATAGGCGCTGACGCCCCTGACGGCGACAGACCCCGCATCCCCCAGGAAGGATTTGGGCAGGGTTACGCGGGTCTGGCTGCCCGGCAGAAGGATGCGCGTAGCCCACTGGCTGCCGTAGCGCGCCTGGACGGCCCATTTCCGGGAGGGATTGCCGGACGGCTGCCAGGAGAGGGTTACGGTGGAACCATTGTCCGCCACATAAAAATTCTGCGGTTGTCCGGGTGTGCCGGTTCCGCACCAGGGCATGGCGGGCGGAACGGCCATGGAGGGGTACAATCTGTTCAGGTATTTCTGGATGCCTCCGGCATTCCGCATGATGGATTTGATGCTCCAGAAGCATTGCCCGGGGGCGGTTCTGGCAAGGCTGCGGGAGTAGTTGACCTGCGCCGCTATTTCAGAGGCGGGGCGGCCCGGGTCTTCGCTGCTCATGATACGTGCCGTGGCAATGCCGGGCCACACCGGGCGTCTGGAGTTCTGGGCGGCCCACCATTGCATCAATGCGGGAAAGCTCTGCTTGGCCGGGCTGCAGCGCCAGTAAAGCTGGGGGGCCAGGTAATCCACCCATCCGCGGGAAAGCCACTTGCGGGCGTCGCACGCCAGATGCTCGTAGGCGTCCACTCCCGCTTCAATGCCGCCGGGAACGCCCGGCCTCCAGATGCCGAACGGGCTGACGCCCACCCGCACCCAGGGTTTGGAAGATTTGACGGATTTGTACATGTCTTGCACGAAGCCGTCAATGTAGCCCCGGCGCTGGGAGGGGGATTTCCCGTCTCCAAAGCTGGCGGGAGACCAGGCGCGGCCGGGAGTGGGATAGGGGTAGAAATAGTCGTCCAGGTGCACCCCGTCAATGTCGTAGCGGCGCACGACATCCATGATAACCTTCAGCGCGTGGTCGCGGGAGGCGGAGGCGCTGGGGTTTATCAGCAGCACGGAGCCGTTTCGCTTCATCAAATCAGGGCGCGTGAGGGAAATATGGTTGCGGCCTACGGCATGCTTGACGTTGGCCTTCGCCCGGAATGGGTTGAACCAGGCGTGCAGTTCAATGCCGCGGCGGTGAGCCTCCTGAATGGCGAAAGCCAGAGGATCATACCCAGGATTGACGCCCGGGCCGGAAAGCCATTGGCTCCACGGTTCCAGAGAAGAGCGGTACAGGGCGTCGGCGTTCGGGCGCACTTGGAGAAACACGGCGTTCAGCTTCAACTGGGCGCAGGTATTCAGGATGTTCAGCAGCTCCGCGCGCTGGGCTGCTCCGGAGAGGCCGGAACGGGAGGGCCAGTCAATATTATGAACGGTGGATATCCATGCCGCGCGGAATTCCTGGGGGACAGCGGGAACGGATTCTCCGGAGGTCTGCCACCCAAGCGCCTGGGAAGCCAGGGCCAGCAGGGAGCAGGAGAAGGCATGGAACAGGGGAAATCTGGTCATGACGGGAATGGAGAGGGATGTTTCCGGAACATTTAAAGCCTATTCGGAGGATCTGTCCATGACGGATGCCGGAGGTTCCGTCATGGACAGGCGGCCCTCAGCTGGGCCGGGATGCCAGGCTGTTGATCAGGTGGGCGTTGAAACCGGCCCCGAAGCCGTTGTCTATGTTGACGACGGAAACACCGTTGGCGCAGGAATTCATCATGGCGAGCAGGGTGGTTACCCCGCGGAAATTGGCTCCATAGCCCACGCTGGTAGGCACGGCTATCACAGGGGCCTTTACCAGGCCTGCCAGCACGCTGGGGAGAGCTCCTTCCATGCCCGCCACGGCCACCAGCGCAGTAGCTTGGCGGATGGAGTCCAGATGGGAAACCAGGCGGTGCAGGCCGGCCACGCCGCAATCCCGGTACCGGACTACCCGGCTGCCCAGAAATTCCGCCGTCAGGGCGGCCTCCTCCGCTACGTATTGGTCCGAGGTCCCCGCGCTGACGATGCCGACGAAGCCCGCCGTTCGCGGAACGGGATTCGGAGCAATGCGCATGAGACGGGCTTCCGGGTGCATGTCCGCCGCCGGAAAGGCGCGGTTCAGGTAGTCCAGAGCTTCCCCGCTCAGACGCGTGGCCAGAACATTTTGTCCGGCGGCAAGCAGGCTGCGGGCTATCTCTTCAATCTGGTCCGGCGTTTTTCCTGCGCCGTAAATGACTTCCGGGCACCCGGTGCGTTCCAGGCGGCTGTAATCAATGTCCGTATGGGAAGGAGCGGGTACGGTGCCGGCTCTAATTTTTTCCGCCGCTTCCTCCGCAGAAAGGAGGCCTTTTTTAAATTGATGCAGAATGGAGGTGATGTCGTTCATGAGGGTTCGTTCATGCTCCCTCTGGAATATCCTTCCAGATCCAGGGTGATGTGCCGGAAGCCCAGTTCCCGCAGCCGGCGTGCTGCGGTGGAGGCAAGCTGTCCGTCCCAGAACAGTCTGCGTTCCTTTTCCGGCAATTCAATGCGGGCCAGGCTGTCTCCGTGAGCACGGACACGGCAGCCTTTCAGACCCAGGGTTCTCAGGAAAGATTCCGCTGCGTCCACGCGTCTCAGCAGAACTTCCGTTACGGGGCGGTTGTGTTCCAGGCGGGTTAGCAGGCACGCATAGGCCGGTTTGCCGCTGACTGATTCCGGAAGACCCAGCCGGCAGGCCAGCCGGCGGATATCCTCCTTATCCATGGAAGCTTCCAGAAAGGGACTCGGGATGCCGAGCTCCTGCAAAGCTTTGCGGCCTGGCCGGTAATCGTCCAGGTCGTCAAGATTGGAACCGTCCGCCAGCAGGGGGAACCCCATCTCAGCCGCTCTGGCTGCCAGGGAGGAAAACAGGGCATGCTTGCACAGGTAGCAGCGCAGGGGAGGATTATTCGCAAGGGCGGGAAGGATGGGAAACGCCAGTTTTTCCTGCCGGACGCCCAGGCGGCGGCACAACGCCGTGCTGTCCCGCACTTCCTCCTCCATCACGTAGGGCGTTCGCGCAGTCAGTGCCAGGCAGTGATCCGCTCCCAGGATACGGACGGCGGCGGCAAGCAACACGCTGCTGTCCAGCCCCCCGGACAAGGCGACGGCAATGCGTTTCCTGGGGAGAAGGACGGCGCGAAGCCGTTCAAACGGAGTCTGTGGCGTCGTTGTCATGGGAAGATGTGGGAAAAAGCCCCATCAGCTGGCATTGTCCCAGCGGCAATCCGGTTTTTTCCGCCAGGATTCTGCAATCTTCAAATTCCGCTTTCCGGTAATGGGGGCGGCCGTGCATGAAAGAAGTTTTTACATGAACCGTTCCATGGGGAGTGTGGACAGGGGCGCTTTCCCGGCGCAGAATATGGCGGAGCATGCCATGCTGCCTGATGCCCGGCGTGCTGCTGTGCCGGAAGAAGGCTTCCCGCACGCGGTCCGTCTGTTCCGGCTGGCACAGGGCGCAAACCTTGACTGCCAGACGGCCTTTCTTCATGCAGACGGACTCCTGCCAGGTATCCAGAGCACCTGCCTCCATCAGCTTTTCCGCCAGGTAGGCTGTCTGTTCCGGCGTCATATCGTCTATATTGGCGCACAGCTCCGTCAGCAGTTCCGGGGAAGTTTCCTCTTCTTCCGTTTCTACCAGCATCACCCGTAGAATATTCGGTACGGGAAGTCCCTGGCGGTGGCCGATCCCATAGCCGGTTGCGGTAATACGGCCTGCCAGCGGAGAGGGGACGGGCTGCGCCAGGGCGGCAATGTAGGCGGCTCCGGTGGGTGTAGTGGCCTCATGGGTGGTTCCATTCAAGGTGGCCCGGAAATGTTTCGCCAGCAAAGCCGTTGCCGGCGCAGGAACGGGCATTGTTCCGTGCTGGCAGGTTACGGTGCCAGACCCCAGCTCCACCGGTCCGGTGAAGACGGTGTCCACCCGGAGCATTTCCAGGCAGATGGCAGCTCCCGCGATATCGATGATGGAATCCACCGCGCCCACTTCATGGAAATGTACTTCTTCAGAAGTAGTGCCGTGTACGCGGGCTTCCGCCTCCGCCAGCAGGGTGAAAATAGAAAGGGCCGTCCGTTTTACGGTATTGGAAAGGGCGCTTGTCTCAATAAGCTTTCGTATATCCGCCATAGTTCGGTGATGGTGCGCATGGCTGCTGCCGGAATGCCCTTCTTCCTCCGTCAGCACGTCAATCCGTGTTCCCCGGATGCCGTGCTGCTGCGCCGGGCGGCATTCCAGCTTCCACTCCCCGTGCACATGCAATTTGGACAGTTCCCGTTCCAGGTTTTCCCGGTCCGCTCCCAAATCAATCAGGGCGGCCAGATTCATATCTCCGCTGATGCCCGCGCTGCAATCATAGACCAAGGCTCTCATGATGGCCCAGTGTAGAAGGAAAAACTCCTGGCTCAAGGTCAAAATGAGCCTTATCCCGGGAGAGGGCCCGGTGCCTGGCGGACCGGGTTTGGCGGATTGCCGTCCGGTTATGAGAAAGATGCCCTGTGAAATACATTGCTAGGGAACTTTAAATATGCCACAATCCCTGCGGCGCTGACCAGCGCCGCCCCCGTTCTATATCATGTCCATTCCGTTCTTTTCGAAATTACGATCCCAGAAGCATTATCTTCAACTGGTTAAACCGGAATTGAAGCAGGTTTCCGAGTTTGTTGAAGCGCAATCATCATGTTTTGACCCGGAAGTGGCCGATTACATGGAAACGGTATGCCAGTCCAAGGGTAAAATGCTCCGTCCGGCCCTGGTTCTGCTGGTTGCCGGCGCTACGGGCGGCATCAAGCCTGCCCATATCCGCCTGGGTGCTTTGCTGGAAATGGTGCATCTGGCTTCCCTTGTGCATGATGACGTGATTGACGAGGCCGACAAACGCCGGGACGAGGCTACGGCGAATGCCCTCTGGGGCAACAGCCTCGCCGTACTGCTGGGGGATGTCCTCTTTTCCCACGCCATGGTGCTGGGTACGGAATTCGGCAGCACGGAATTCTGCCGCAGGCTGGCGAATACCGTCAGGAACGTATGCCAGGGGGAGGTAGCCCAGTCCAGCCGCCTGTATGATCTGAGCATGACCCGCGAGGAATATTTTGAAATCATCCGGAAAAAAACCGCTTCCCTTTTCTCCGCAGCTACGGGGGGGGCTGGCTGGATTTCCGGAGTAACCCCGGAAGTGGAGGAATCCCTTTACCAGCTGGGGGATCTGCTGGGTGTGGCTTACCAGATTTACGACGACTGCCTGGACATGGTGGGAGATGAAGACGATGCCGGAAAGACGCTTCATACGGATGCCACCAAGGGCAAGCTGACCCTTCCCATCTTCAATTTGCTGGAATGCGGTGACAGGAATGTGGAAGCTACCCTGCGGGACGCCATTGAAAACCGTGAAGTGGTGGATTACTCCGCCTTTCAGGACAATCCCGTTTTTGCAGAGGCTCTGGACAAGGCGATTCAGGTAGCTCTGGAGAAAAACGAGGCGGCCCGCGAAATTCTGTGGCTCCTTCCCCAAACGGAATATCGTGAAGCTTTGGCGGAAATGACCTTTTACATGGACGAGCTGCTTAACGACTGCCGTATCTCCTGACCTGCTTCAAGGAGTTTTTGTCCGGTCATGCCCTCCTTATGTAATTTGTGTCTTCCGGCATTTTCCCAAAAGGAAACCTGCCGGAGGGAATGGGAGGAGCGCATGCTGGTTACGGCCTGATTGTTTTTTCAAAACATGGTTAAACCCGGCCACGCGCCCGGGAACGGCAGTGCTTTCTTTATTCCGTTTTTCCGTACCTGCGCGCCCGGAAGGAGTAGGCGACCGCCACCACGGCGGCGAGCACGGCGTACAGGATGAAGCGGTCCGTGGAAATGGCGTTGGCTGATTCTCCGTTGGACAGGAAAAAAGTAATTGCGGCCACCAGCATGTTGCCTGCAAAGATAGTGAGGTTCCAGAAACTGGTGATGAGGCTTTTCAAATGCGCCGGGGCTTGCGTATAGGCGAATTCCAGGCCCGTGGTGCTGACCAGGATCTCAGAGATGGTGAGTACGCAGTAAGGAATCAGCTGCCATGCGATGGACATGGAGGTTCCTTCCTCCAGCCGGTATTGCAGGAAAGCGACAATCAGGAATGTAGCGGAGCTGAGGGCCAATCCCGTTCCGAGGCGCACCAGGGGCCTTGCAAGCGTTGCCACCCTGGGATAAACAAATACGGTGATGAGGGGGATGAACACCATGACGAAAATGGGATTGGCCGCCTGGATTTGGGCCGGCCCGATGGACCAGGAACCGCCCGGGAGCGGGATGGAAAGAGGAATCATCCTGCTGCCCTGGGATACCCAGGAAGAAGCCGTCTGTTCGAAAATGGACCAGAATGGGATGATAAAGGCGAAGATGGAGAGGATTTTCAGGATGTGCCGGGTGTCTTCCACGGCAGAAGTTCCGCAGCGCTGTTCTGCGTTTTTCCAGCCTCCGTGGAACAGAATGATGAAAAGGACTTTCCAGAAGCCAGGCTGCCCGCTGTTCCGGGCCGGAGGCGTTTTGTGGT encodes the following:
- a CDS encoding polyprenyl synthetase family protein, translated to MKQVSEFVEAQSSCFDPEVADYMETVCQSKGKMLRPALVLLVAGATGGIKPAHIRLGALLEMVHLASLVHDDVIDEADKRRDEATANALWGNSLAVLLGDVLFSHAMVLGTEFGSTEFCRRLANTVRNVCQGEVAQSSRLYDLSMTREEYFEIIRKKTASLFSAATGGAGWISGVTPEVEESLYQLGDLLGVAYQIYDDCLDMVGDEDDAGKTLHTDATKGKLTLPIFNLLECGDRNVEATLRDAIENREVVDYSAFQDNPVFAEALDKAIQVALEKNEAAREILWLLPQTEYREALAEMTFYMDELLNDCRIS
- a CDS encoding MFS transporter, whose amino-acid sequence is MSALPSQSRYIIGTEACERFSFYGMKSILMLYMTGHLLMSDNWATSTLHIFMGMVYLLPLAGAWLADKVWGRYKTILYISLLYCVGHGVLATADLFHTIEARRYILMAGLFIIALGAGGIKPCVSAFMGDQIPNKSPQLMTKAFNAFYWAINLGSFFSFLVIPAMEQRYGYSWAFAVPGLFMGVATFVFWLGRKKYHKTPPARNSGQPGFWKVLFIILFHGGWKNAEQRCGTSAVEDTRHILKILSIFAFIIPFWSIFEQTASSWVSQGSRMIPLSIPLPGGSWSIGPAQIQAANPIFVMVFIPLITVFVYPRVATLARPLVRLGTGLALSSATFLIVAFLQYRLEEGTSMSIAWQLIPYCVLTISEILVSTTGLEFAYTQAPAHLKSLITSFWNLTIFAGNMLVAAITFFLSNGESANAISTDRFILYAVLAAVVAVAYSFRARRYGKTE